The following proteins are encoded in a genomic region of Streptomyces sp. SLBN-31:
- a CDS encoding alanine--tRNA ligase-related protein, producing the protein MNTEQTVRTFLDFYRERGHHPVTGGTLLPPPSDPVLFTTSGMHPLTPYLLGRPHPQGRRLVNVQRCLRTTDLDEVGDPTHLTVFEMLGSWSLGDYGHPQSLRWGYELLRDGFGIPREQLHVTVFGGDGQVGPDVESLRTWEELGLPVESTTEDNWWSNGPVGPCGPDSEIFFWTGGEGIPPQGTPTTDSRWVEIWNHVHMRYHRHEDGSLERLGRSAVDTGMGLERLVTVLQGHRSVYDTDLFEPWTSTVPGLWDLRDERSTRLVCDHLRSGVVVLGDGVRPSNTGRGYVLRRLIRRLLTTLRRDDPTRSLSDLPSQPLLHTLDHFRQSCDADRVRRELLEEERKFTSLLERGRRLLSRPEFRRPLREEDFGYLHDTHGLPRDLVTGLLEPTQVHVRE; encoded by the coding sequence ATGAACACCGAGCAGACCGTCCGCACCTTCCTGGACTTCTACCGCGAGCGCGGGCACCACCCCGTCACCGGCGGCACACTGCTGCCGCCGCCCTCGGACCCGGTGCTGTTCACCACCTCCGGCATGCATCCGCTCACCCCGTACCTGCTGGGCCGCCCCCACCCCCAGGGGCGGCGCCTGGTCAACGTCCAGCGCTGCCTGCGCACCACCGACCTCGACGAGGTGGGTGACCCGACCCATCTGACGGTCTTCGAGATGCTCGGCTCGTGGTCGCTCGGCGACTACGGCCATCCGCAGAGCCTGCGTTGGGGGTACGAGCTGTTGCGCGACGGCTTCGGCATCCCGCGGGAGCAGCTGCATGTGACGGTCTTCGGCGGCGACGGGCAGGTCGGCCCGGACGTCGAATCTCTGCGTACCTGGGAGGAGTTGGGGCTGCCGGTGGAGTCGACCACCGAGGACAACTGGTGGTCCAACGGTCCGGTCGGCCCGTGCGGCCCCGACTCCGAGATCTTCTTCTGGACCGGCGGCGAGGGCATCCCGCCCCAGGGCACGCCCACCACCGACTCCCGATGGGTGGAGATCTGGAACCACGTTCACATGCGCTACCACCGGCACGAGGACGGCAGCCTCGAGCGCCTTGGCCGGTCCGCTGTCGACACCGGTATGGGTCTGGAGCGGCTCGTGACCGTCCTGCAGGGCCACCGGTCGGTCTACGACACCGACCTGTTCGAGCCGTGGACGTCCACGGTGCCCGGCCTGTGGGACCTGCGCGACGAGCGGTCGACGCGGCTGGTCTGCGACCATCTGCGCTCCGGCGTCGTCGTGCTGGGCGACGGCGTCCGACCGTCCAACACCGGCCGCGGCTACGTCCTGCGCCGGCTGATCCGCCGCCTGCTGACCACCCTGCGGCGCGACGACCCCACCCGCAGCCTGTCCGACCTGCCCTCGCAACCGCTCCTGCACACCCTCGACCACTTCCGCCAGTCCTGCGACGCCGACCGGGTTCGCCGGGAACTCCTGGAGGAGGAGCGGAAGTTCACCAGCCTCCTCGAACGCGGGCGCCGCCTGCTGTCCCGCCCGGAGTTCCGCCGGCCGCTGCGCGAGGAGGACTTCGGCTACCTCCACGACACCCACGGCCTGCCCCGCGACCTCGTCACGGGACTGCTCGAACCCACTCAAGTTCATGTCCGTGAATAA